The genome window agaaaaataaaatttaagtgtgTAAGTCatcaggtcatttttttttctccagcagagtattaaacccagggcttcacactcGCTATGCAATGCCCTAGCACCGTTTACACCACAGCGTCGGTTCCCTAGGTGGGGTGTGGACTTGCCATTCTCCTGCcacagctggagttacaagcctGGCACATCACCTGTTCATAAGAGAATCCACAGCCCCACAGCATTACTTGTTAACAAATATCTGaaagggcagtggtggtgcacacttttaatcccagcacctgcaaGGTAGAGACATGGatctgaattggaggccagcctggtctaagtgtgagttctaagacagccagggctacaaagagaccttgtcttgaaatacTAAAGCCAAATAACAAAACACCCCCAGAAAGCAATTTTACCAAGGGGAAGTAAGAGTTTGATCATGTTCTAGAGAACTGGACCTGGGCTCTGTGTAGTGACCTTGCCTGGGGGAGGAAACAAGCACACAGCCTTTGCCCTGCTGCAAAGACAAATTCCCAGGACGTGGTGCCACCCGGCAACATCACAAGCCCCCGCTTCCCTGCccaacatacagacagacacacctgaGAATCCAGCCTTAAGTTTTAGTTATCTAAAATAAAAGACAGATAATTACAAGCTCCTCACAAAAATTAGACCAGTGTaaataacaaacatttattggTGTCACTTATGGTAGAAAAAAGTTCCTACACCAGATGTGCATGACCCAATTGTTAAATAGAACATTTCCAAGGTGAACACACACCCTGACCTAGCTTTTCCCCCAATTTTTAAAATAGCCAATTCCTCCTTCCCCGACCCCAAGACATGTGAGCAACTGCTAATGAAAAGCAGTAAACAGCCACTTGGGCTATAGCATTTTCAACTCCACTCTGAGGTGAAGATTCCAATTACATTCGAGACTTAAGTTCTCTCAATTTTCTCCTAACGAAAGTTCCTGAGTCCAGTATTTACAATATTACAGCCCTAGCAGATCAGTGCCCTACAACTCATCTTTTTCTGATGTATCCTCTTCACCAGTTGGGGGAGGGCCTGCACTTCCATAGAGTTTGCTAATAATGGGCTGAACAATTTCTTCTAGTTCCTTCTTTTTAGCTTTAAAGTCTTCAATGTCTGCATCTTGGTGGCTTTCCAGCCATTCAATCTTTTCTTCTACAGCTTTTTCCATGGTTTCTTTATCTTCAGAGGAAAGTTTACCTCCCAGCTTTTCTTTATCTCCAATCTGGTTCTTGAGAGAGTAAGCGTAGCTTTCCAATTCGTTCCTGGTATCAATGCGCTCTTTGAGTTTTTTGTCTTCCTCAGCAAACTTCTCAGCATCATTAACCATCCTTTCAATTTCTTCAGGCGTCAGGCGATTCTGGTCATTGGTAatagtgattttgtttttgtttcctgtacCTTTGTCTTCAGCCGTCACACGAAGAATACCATTAACATCTATCTCGAAGGTGACTTCAATCTGGGGCACCCCACGGGGAGCAGGAGGAATTCCAGTCAGATCAAATGTACCCAGAAGATGGTTGTCTTTTGTGAGGGGTCGTTCACCTGGAGTAACAACAGGAAAAACTTGTTATTGATAAGCATAACGTACTGGTATCCCTACACTTCAACCTGTTAGAATatgtgtggggaggtggggggggagctTTATTGAGGTAAAAGTAACTCAGTATTGGAGTAAGAACAGCAACTCACTGGGTACTACCGCTCTGAACCAAATCTCATTTCTTAAAAATTTGTATCCCTTAATTTGTATTCCAAAAGCCAGTGGACAAGAATGCTAAGTACTGAATCTAAAATTCAACACTAAGCAATCTCTTCATTTGAAttgagataataaataaataagatacttCTTTCCCTGACATTTTAATGATGTATTATTAGATCCAAAGTCACACTCTTTCAAACCACACAATATTTGTGAATATAAGTCATTACCTTCATAGACTTTGATTGTTACAGTTGGCTGATTATCAGAAGCTGTGGAAAAGATCTGAGACTTCTTGGTGGGAACCACAGTGTTCCTTGGAATCAGTTTGGTCATGACACCTCCCACAGTTTCAATACCAAGTGTAAGGGGACATACGTCAAGCAGTACCAGATCACCTGCAAAGGAAAAGTAAGTAATCAGGTTAGATTCTAGTTAGAAAATAAAAGCACTACCAAGCAATCTCCCTCTGTCATTCACCCAGGTTCTAACCATAAACACTTTAGGGCAAATGAATTAACAGCTTCTAATGATTTTTAATTAAGCCTGACCCAAGTCTTGTCATCTTGTCATCACTGTACCTTTATTAGCTTGTCAACACTGTACCTGTTGCTCCTAACCCTACAGCTTTCTAAAGCAACAGCTGACGACGGTCTTCCCACTAAGCTACTCAAACGTGAAAGATGCAGACAGTGATCTACCTGTGTCTTGATCACCAGAGAGGACACCCGCCTGGACAGCAGCACCATAAGCTACAGCCTCATCGGGGTTTATGCCACGGGATGGCTCCTTGCCATTGAAGAACTCTTTCACCAACTGCTGAATCTTTGGAATTCGAGTAGATCCACCAACAAGAACAATTTCATCAATATCAGATTTCTTCAAATCAGAGTCTTCCAACACTTTCTGGACCGGCTTCATGGTAGATCGGAACAGGTCCTAGCAAAAAAAGGCGTGATTATTGTGGTACCCAGTGTACCTGGACACTGTTTAGTTACCCTGCATTCAGGTACCCTAAATCCTACAGTCTAAACAGATCATCAGCACTGTCAAAGAACATACCATGTTCAGCTCTTCAAATTTGGCCCGAGTCAGGGTCTCAGAGAAGTCTTCTCCTTCGAAGAAGGACTCAATTTCAATCCTTGCTTGATGCTGAGAAGACAGGGCTCGCTTAGCCTTCTCCACCTCACGACGAAGTTTCTGCACAGCTCTGTTGTCTTTTCTAACATCCTTCCCAGTTTTCTTTTTGTACAGCTTGATGAAGTGTTCCATAACCCGCTGATCAAAATCTTCCCCACCGAGATGAGTGTCTCCATTAGTGGCCACCACTTCGAAGACACCATTGTCAATGGTGAGAAGGGACACATCGAAGGTCCCACCACCCAGGTCAAACACAAGGatgttcttctctccctctctcttatcCAGGCCATATGCAATAGCAGCTGCTGTACTGTaagaatga of Peromyscus maniculatus bairdii isolate BWxNUB_F1_BW_parent chromosome 4, HU_Pman_BW_mat_3.1, whole genome shotgun sequence contains these proteins:
- the Hspa5 gene encoding endoplasmic reticulum chaperone BiP, which produces MKWTVAAAALLLLCAVRAEDEDKKEDVGTVVGIDLGTTYSCVGVFKNGRVEIIANDQGNRITPSYVAFTPEGERLIGDAAKNQLTSNPENTVFDAKRLIGRTWNDPSVQQDIKFLPFKVVEKKTKPYIQVDIGGGQTKTFAPEEISAMVLTKMKETAEAYLGKKVTHAVVTVPAYFNDAQRQATKDAGTIAGLNVMRIINEPTAAAIAYGLDKREGEKNILVFDLGGGTFDVSLLTIDNGVFEVVATNGDTHLGGEDFDQRVMEHFIKLYKKKTGKDVRKDNRAVQKLRREVEKAKRALSSQHQARIEIESFFEGEDFSETLTRAKFEELNMDLFRSTMKPVQKVLEDSDLKKSDIDEIVLVGGSTRIPKIQQLVKEFFNGKEPSRGINPDEAVAYGAAVQAGVLSGDQDTGDLVLLDVCPLTLGIETVGGVMTKLIPRNTVVPTKKSQIFSTASDNQPTVTIKVYEGERPLTKDNHLLGTFDLTGIPPAPRGVPQIEVTFEIDVNGILRVTAEDKGTGNKNKITITNDQNRLTPEEIERMVNDAEKFAEEDKKLKERIDTRNELESYAYSLKNQIGDKEKLGGKLSSEDKETMEKAVEEKIEWLESHQDADIEDFKAKKKELEEIVQPIISKLYGSAGPPPTGEEDTSEKDEL